The genomic window CCCGACCTGATCGCCCAAGGCCCACGTATGAGTGATCGTTGGCGGCGTGCGCTGCCGGTGGCCAACGAGGCCGATCAGCCGGCGCCGAGTGTTTGTTTGGGCCGCGCCGAGGGCACTTGGCAAATCGACTGGGACGATCGCATTTCTCGGCGGCATGCATTGGTGACGCTGCAGAGCGACGGCAAGGTGCTGATCGAAAGACTGGAATCGGGACGCAACCCGATCTTTCATTCCGGTCAACGCCGCGACCGCTTTACGCTCGGCGCCGGCGAGCACTTCGTGATCGGACGGACCACCTTCACGCTGGCCCAGCGGCCGGTCGTCAACGCCGATTCGGCCGAACCGCTGGGCGTCACCGAACACGCCTTTGATCGCGCGGCGCTGCGCCGCCAAGGCTTCCGCGACGCCGCAAGACGGATCGATGTGCTGAGCCGACTGCCCGACCTGATCGCCGGCAGCAGCACCGATACGGAACTGTTGGTCCGCGTCGCCGGAGTGCTATTGCAAGCCACCCCGGACGCGTCAGCTGTGGCCATCCTGCAGGTCCTGGACCAGGACGCTGACCCCGATGACGGCGGCGCCGTTGACGTGCTGCACTACGACAGTCGATCGGCGGACTCACAGGGCCCCAACCCCAGCGCGCGGCTGGCCCGCCGCGCCGTGCGGTCGGGCGAAAGCGTGCTGCATCTGTGGGGCAGTGGCTCGCGACGCGGAAGCGGCGGCGGCACGGCTTACACCGCCAGCGAAGACGTCGACTGGGCGTTCTGCGTGCCCATCCGTTCGGACGCCTGCCGCGGCTGGGCGCTGTACATCACCGGCCAACTGGGAATCCATGGCGGTGCCAGCCTGGAGCAATCCCTGCAAGCGGCGCCCACCGACTTGCAAGACGATGTCAAATTCACCGAGCTGGTCGCCACCACGCTTGGCAACCTGAGACAAGTCCGTTCGCTGCAACGACGCCAAGCCGGGCTGCGACGGTTCTTTGCACCGGTGGTGATGGAAGCCCTGGCGACGCGCGACGCGGACGAGGTCCTGGAGCCGCGGGAAGCCGACGTGTCGGTGCTGTTTTGCGACCTTCGTGGCTTCTCTCGTCGCAGCGAAGAAGCCTCCGATCAACTGCTCGACCTGCTGACCCGGGTCAGCGAAGCGTTGGGCGTGATGACCCGCCATATCCTCGACCGCGACGGCGTCGTGGGCGACTTCCACGGCGACGCCGCGATGGGATTCTGGGGCTGGCCGCTGGACCAGGACGACGCGCCCGGACGCGCTTGCCGGGCGGCGATCGCGATCAACGAAGAATTTCTGACGGCCGCCACCGGAGCGAATCGGCCGATGAGCGGGTTTCGCTGTGGCATCGGCATCGCCACCGGCCGCGCCGTGGCCGGGCGGATCGGCACGATCGATCAAGTTAAAGTCACCGCGTTTGGGCCGGTCGTGAATCTGGCCAGTCGATTGGAAGGCATGACGCGGCCCCTGTCCGCCGAAATCCTGATCGACGAAGCGACCGCGGATTTCGTACGTCACTCGCTGCCGCCCAGCGTGGCCCGCGTCCGCCGACTGCTGCGAGTCCGCCCGGCGGGTTTTCAAGCGGCCATCGATGTCTGCCAATTGCTGCCCCCGGCCGGCCCCCAATCGCCGCTGGCCGACGCCGATCTGCTGCGCTACGAAGCGGCTTTGGATGCGCTGATTCTGGGTCGCTGGGATGAAGCCTTTGCGGCCCTGCACGAAGTCCCCGCGGCGGACCGCGCCAAAGATTTTTTAACCGCCACCATCGCCCGCCACGGCCGCGTCCCGCCGCCCGGCTGGGACGGAGTCATCGACCTGCCGAAAGGATAGGTGGTTGCGAGTAGCGAGTAGCGAGTAGCGAGTAGCGCGGTCGGAGGACGGGAGGGACAAGAAGCTTCGCTGACTCAAATCTCAAATCTCAAATCTCAAATCTCAAATCTCAAATCTCAAATCTCAAGTCTCAAGTCTCAAGTCTCAAGTCTCAAGTCTCAAGTCTCAAGTCTCAAGTCTCAAGTCTCAAGTCTCAAGTCTCAAGTCTCGCGCCTCACTGCCTCACTGCCCTACTGCCTCCAAAGTCTGGCGACTTCGGCTACGTTCAACTAACAACTAACAACCAACCATGCACATCCTCGTCACCGGCTGCGGCGGATTTTTAGGTTCGCATATCGTGCGACAATTACTCCGACGCGGCGATACCGTTCGCGGGCTCGGCCGCAGCGACTACCCTTCGCTGACCGACGCCGGCATGCAGCCGGTTCGCGGTGACGTCCGCGATGCCGATTGTGTTCAAGCTGCTTGCCGCGGGGTCGATGCGGTGATCCATACGGCGGCCAAAGCCGGCGTATGGGGCGACTGGAAATCGTATTACGAAATCAACACAGTGGGCACCGAAAACGTGATCCGCGGTTGCCAGACCGAACAGGTCGGCACGCTGGTCTACACCAGCAGCCCCAGCGTGACGTTTGACGGCAGCGACCAAACCAACATCGACGAATCGGCGTCCTACCCCACACGCTGGCTGTGCCATTACCCGCACACCAAAGCTCTCGGCGAACAAGCTGTCCTGGCCGCGCATGCCCCGGGCAAACTGCAAACGGTCTCGCTGCGACCACACTTGATTTGGGGCGAACAGGATCCGCACCTGTTTCCACGGCTGATCGCGCGAGCTCGATCGGGTCGGTTGCGGATCGTCGGCGACGGGCAGAACCGCATCGACACCGTACACGTCGAAAACGCCGCCGCCGCCCACCTGAATGCACTCGATCGATTGTCCGCCACTGACGATTCGGCCGCCGGCGGCCGCGCCTATTTCATCACCCAAGACGAACCGGTGAACTGCTGGCAGTGGATCCGTGACGTGTTGGAAGTGGCCGGAGTCGAACCGCCACGCAAACGCATCAGCTTCAAAGCTGCCTGGCGATTGGGAGCGATGTTGGAGACCGTGTATCGACTGACCGGCCGGGCAAACGAACCGCCGATGACTCGCTTCGTCGCCGCTCAATTGGCCAAAGACCATTTTTTCGACATCACGGCCGCCAGAGAATTGCTGGGTTATCAACCCACAGTCAGCAACCAGCAAGGACTAGAGCGGCTAAGGGATAGTTGGGGGGAGGGCTGAGGGGGAGAAGGACGAAAGGGACGAAGGGACGTAAGGGACCAATACGGTCTCCTGCACCACCGTCCCTTTGGTCCCTTATGTCCATTGCGTCCATTGCGTCCATTGCGTCCTTTCCCACTGCCTCACTCCCCCCCACTGCCTACTGCCTCCAAAGTCTGGCGACTTCGGCTACGCCAGCGGACAACCTGCAAAAAACCTGCTGGTTGCCAATTCCGTATAAACCTAGTAGCTTCACAGATGATTTTCGATGTATCCCTCCCCCTTAAAGACCCCCTGTGATCGCACCGGATTCTTCGTCTCTACCGACGTCGCACAGTTTGCCGGACCACCAACGGGTCGTGATCACTGGCGTCGGCTTGACCGCCCCCAATGGTAACGACTGGGCTTCGTATCGCGCTGCGCTGCTGGAGCGGCAAAGTGGCGTGCAGCCTTATGAAATCCGTTATTTTGGCAAAACCCTGGCCGGCGTCTGCGACTTCGACACACGTAAGTACCAGACTCGCAAAGACATCCGTCGCGGCACCCGCGCCGGCAGCGTGGGCGTGTACGCGGCCAACGAAGCGGTCGCGCACAGCGGCCTGGACTGGCCCAATGTCGATCCTGCCCGCGTCGGCATCTACATCGGCGTGACCGAACACGGCAACGTGGAAACCGAACACGAGATCCACGAAATCAAGGGCTACGACTACAACACCGACTTCTGGTCGCATCACCACAACCCCCGCACGGTGGCCAACAACCCCGCCGGCGAGATCGCGCTCAACATGGGCATCACCGGGCCGCATTACACCATCGGCGCCGCCTGTGCCGCCGGCAATGCGGGCTTGATCCAAGGCGCCCAGATGCTGCGGCTGGAGGAATGTGACGTGGCCTTGGCCGGTGGAACGAGCGAATCGATTCACACCTTTGGGATCTTCGCCGCCTTCAACAGCCAGGGAGCCCTGGCCAAACACGACGATCCGGCTCAGGCCTCGCGGCCCTTCGACACCGACCGCAACGGGATCGTGGTGGCCGAAGGCGGTTGCGTGTACGTGCTGGAACGGCTCAGCGACGCCAAGGCCCGCGGCGCCGAAATCCACGGCGAACTGGTCGGCTATGCGATCAACACCGACGCCACCGACTTTGTGCTGCCCAACCCCGAACGGCAAGCCCAATGCGTCCGTCTGGCGCTTAAACGAGCCGGCTTGCAGGCCGAGCAGATGGACATCGTCAGCACCCACGCGACCGGCACCAGCAGTGGCGACAAGCAGGAGTGTACGGCGCTGCGGGAGGTGTTTGGGGACTGCGAGACGGTGCGATTTAACAACACCAAGAGCTACATCGGCCACGCCATGGGAGCCGCCGGAGCGTTGGAATTGGCCGGCAATTTGTCTGCCTTCCGCGATAGGGTTTGCCATCCCACGATCAATGTTGACAATCTAGATCCAGACTGTGCCCTGCCCGGCTTGGTCCTGAATGAGCCGCAAGAGGTTCCCCAGGTCGACTATGTGTTGAACAATTCCTTTGGAATGCTGGGAATCAACTCGGTCGTCATCATCCGCCGCTTCTAAACACTTTTACGTATCGCAAAGCACAACCGAACCATGACCAACGAAGAAATTCGCGAAGAGATCATCGATATCCTGGAAGACATCGCTCCGGACGAGGAACTCGATGACCTGGAAGACGAGAAATCTTTTCGCGATCAACTGGAACTCGACAGCATGGATTTCCTGGATATCGTGATGGAATTGCGTAAGCGGCATCGCGTCCAGGTCCCCGAAGAGGACTACGGACACCTGGCCAGCATGGCCAGCACGGTGGCCTATCTCGAGCCCAAAATGCGTGACATCGTCAAAAATTGACGGAAGTTGAGCAGCCGATGTACGACACGATCATTATCGGCGCGGGGATGAGCGGTTTGGCCGCCGGAATTCGGTTGGCCCATTTCGATCAGCGTGTGTGCATCCTCGAACGCCACTACACGATCGGAGGACTGAACTCCTTCTATCGCATGAATGGTCGCGACTACGACGTCGGCCTGCACGCCATGACCAACTTCTCCCGCAAAGGCAGCAAACGCGGGCCGCTGGCCAAGCTGCTGCGGCAGCTGCGACTGCGGTGGGACGATTTCCAATTGGCCGAACAGCTGGGATCGGAAATCCGCTTCCCCGGCGTGTCGCTGCAGTTTGGCAACGACGCCGAATTGCTGCGCAGCGAAATCGCCGAACACTTCCCTTCCCAGGTCGACGGCTACGATCGCCTGGTCGGCAGCTTGCTGGGCTACGACGACCTCGATGGCGACGACCCCAACTTCCTGCGTTCCTCGCGAGAGGTACTGAGCGAATGCATCAGCGAACCGCTGCTGGTCGAGATGCTACTGTGCCCGCTGATGTGGTACGGCAACGCGCGGCAAAACGACATGGACTTCGGCCAGTTCTGCATCATGTTCCGGGCCTGTTACCTGGAAGGTTTTGCCCGTCCGTTTAAAGGTGTGCGGCTGATCCTGAAAAACCTGGTCCGCAAGTTTCGTGGGCTGGGCGGCGAATTAAAACTCCGCAGCGGCGTATCGCGGATCCATGTCGAAGACGGTCGCGCTGTTGGCGTGGTGCTGGACGACGGCACCGAACTGCAAGCTCGCCGCATTTTGTCTTCGGCCGGCGCGATCGAAACCATGCGGATGTGCGACGACATCACCGAAGTGGAAGTCGCCAAAGCCGGCCAGCTGTCGTTTATCGAATCGATTTCGATCCTCGATAAACAACCGCGAGAACTCGGCTTCGAACGCACGATTTTGTTCTACAACGACAGTCCGCGATTTCACTGGCAGCGGCCCGAGGATTCGCTCTGCGACGTCCGCACCGGCGTGGTCTGCTCCCCCAACAATTACTCTTATGCCCCCGACGAGGGCAACCTGCCCGACGGCATCGTGCGGATCACCACACTGGCCAATCACGACCGTTGGTGCAGCCTGTCGGACAACCAATACCGTGCCGAGAAGGTCGCCCAGCATGACGCGGCGATCGAATCGGCCGTCCGCTTCATGCCCGATTTCCGCCGCCATGTAATCGACACCGACGTGTTTACGCCCAAAACCATTCGGCGGTTTACCTGGCACGATAACGGCGCGGTGTACGGCGCCCCGAATAAGCAGCTGGACGGCACCACGCACCTGGAAAACCTGTACCTGTGCGGCACTGACCAGGGTTTTGTAGGCATCGTCGGCGCGATCGTCTCGGGCATCAGCATGGCGAACCGGTACTGCCTGCAGCCCTAACCGTACGCCAGCCTTTCCAGGCTGACATCCTCGTAGCCGAAGTCGCCAGACTTTGGATATGCAG from Roseimaritima ulvae includes these protein-coding regions:
- a CDS encoding NAD-dependent epimerase/dehydratase family protein, producing the protein MHILVTGCGGFLGSHIVRQLLRRGDTVRGLGRSDYPSLTDAGMQPVRGDVRDADCVQAACRGVDAVIHTAAKAGVWGDWKSYYEINTVGTENVIRGCQTEQVGTLVYTSSPSVTFDGSDQTNIDESASYPTRWLCHYPHTKALGEQAVLAAHAPGKLQTVSLRPHLIWGEQDPHLFPRLIARARSGRLRIVGDGQNRIDTVHVENAAAAHLNALDRLSATDDSAAGGRAYFITQDEPVNCWQWIRDVLEVAGVEPPRKRISFKAAWRLGAMLETVYRLTGRANEPPMTRFVAAQLAKDHFFDITAARELLGYQPTVSNQQGLERLRDSWGEG
- a CDS encoding adenylate/guanylate cyclase domain-containing protein translates to MDRSMPDLIAQGPRMSDRWRRALPVANEADQPAPSVCLGRAEGTWQIDWDDRISRRHALVTLQSDGKVLIERLESGRNPIFHSGQRRDRFTLGAGEHFVIGRTTFTLAQRPVVNADSAEPLGVTEHAFDRAALRRQGFRDAARRIDVLSRLPDLIAGSSTDTELLVRVAGVLLQATPDASAVAILQVLDQDADPDDGGAVDVLHYDSRSADSQGPNPSARLARRAVRSGESVLHLWGSGSRRGSGGGTAYTASEDVDWAFCVPIRSDACRGWALYITGQLGIHGGASLEQSLQAAPTDLQDDVKFTELVATTLGNLRQVRSLQRRQAGLRRFFAPVVMEALATRDADEVLEPREADVSVLFCDLRGFSRRSEEASDQLLDLLTRVSEALGVMTRHILDRDGVVGDFHGDAAMGFWGWPLDQDDAPGRACRAAIAINEEFLTAATGANRPMSGFRCGIGIATGRAVAGRIGTIDQVKVTAFGPVVNLASRLEGMTRPLSAEILIDEATADFVRHSLPPSVARVRRLLRVRPAGFQAAIDVCQLLPPAGPQSPLADADLLRYEAALDALILGRWDEAFAALHEVPAADRAKDFLTATIARHGRVPPPGWDGVIDLPKG
- a CDS encoding beta-ketoacyl-[acyl-carrier-protein] synthase family protein, producing MIAPDSSSLPTSHSLPDHQRVVITGVGLTAPNGNDWASYRAALLERQSGVQPYEIRYFGKTLAGVCDFDTRKYQTRKDIRRGTRAGSVGVYAANEAVAHSGLDWPNVDPARVGIYIGVTEHGNVETEHEIHEIKGYDYNTDFWSHHHNPRTVANNPAGEIALNMGITGPHYTIGAACAAGNAGLIQGAQMLRLEECDVALAGGTSESIHTFGIFAAFNSQGALAKHDDPAQASRPFDTDRNGIVVAEGGCVYVLERLSDAKARGAEIHGELVGYAINTDATDFVLPNPERQAQCVRLALKRAGLQAEQMDIVSTHATGTSSGDKQECTALREVFGDCETVRFNNTKSYIGHAMGAAGALELAGNLSAFRDRVCHPTINVDNLDPDCALPGLVLNEPQEVPQVDYVLNNSFGMLGINSVVIIRRF
- a CDS encoding phytoene desaturase family protein; the encoded protein is MYDTIIIGAGMSGLAAGIRLAHFDQRVCILERHYTIGGLNSFYRMNGRDYDVGLHAMTNFSRKGSKRGPLAKLLRQLRLRWDDFQLAEQLGSEIRFPGVSLQFGNDAELLRSEIAEHFPSQVDGYDRLVGSLLGYDDLDGDDPNFLRSSREVLSECISEPLLVEMLLCPLMWYGNARQNDMDFGQFCIMFRACYLEGFARPFKGVRLILKNLVRKFRGLGGELKLRSGVSRIHVEDGRAVGVVLDDGTELQARRILSSAGAIETMRMCDDITEVEVAKAGQLSFIESISILDKQPRELGFERTILFYNDSPRFHWQRPEDSLCDVRTGVVCSPNNYSYAPDEGNLPDGIVRITTLANHDRWCSLSDNQYRAEKVAQHDAAIESAVRFMPDFRRHVIDTDVFTPKTIRRFTWHDNGAVYGAPNKQLDGTTHLENLYLCGTDQGFVGIVGAIVSGISMANRYCLQP
- a CDS encoding acyl carrier protein; amino-acid sequence: MTNEEIREEIIDILEDIAPDEELDDLEDEKSFRDQLELDSMDFLDIVMELRKRHRVQVPEEDYGHLASMASTVAYLEPKMRDIVKN